The window TTCGTCACAAGCGCTCGCTGGCGCCACGCTGGATCGCATCGAGCAGAAAAAAGAACTGGTCGGCGTGCTGATGGAAAGCTATCCGCCCTTCTCATTCCTCAACGATCAGAACCAGCTCGACGGTTTTGACGTGGATGTTGCCAAAGCGGTCGCTGAAAAACTGGGCGTGAAGCTGCGCCTGGAAACCCCCTCCTGGGACGTGATTGCCGCCGGGCGCTGGAGCGGGCGCTATGACATCTGTATCTGCTCCATGACGCCAAGCAAGGCCCGCGCCGAGGTGTTCGATTTCCCGGTCCAGTATTACGCCTCGCCAGCGGTGATCGTAGTCAACGCCAAGGACGACAGCATCCATGGCGCCAGTGACCTGAGCGGCAAGAAAGTCGGCCTCACCAGCGCCTCCAGCTACGAGAGCTACCTGAACAAGAACCTGGTGATCGAAGGCGCCGAAGACACCCGTTTGAGCTACCCCTTCGAGGACGTGCAGATCGCCCCGTACGACACCGACAACGTGGCCTTCCAGGATTTGGGTCTGGGTGCCGGGGTGCGGCTGGACGCGGTGCTGACCAACCTGGTGACAGCGCAGCCGCGCCTGACCGAAGACAAACGCTTCAAACTGGCGGGCGAGGCGCTCTATTCCGAGCCGAATTCGGTGGCCATCGAAAAAGGCGACGCCGAGTGGAACAGCAAGGTGCGTGAAGTGTTCGCCCAGTTGAAACAGGACGGCACCTTGAGCAAGCTTTCCCAGAAATGGATCGGCGCCGACATCAGCCAATGACTTCC is drawn from Pseudomonas rhizophila and contains these coding sequences:
- a CDS encoding ABC transporter substrate-binding protein; its protein translation is MKFQPLLALGLTLLAVSSQALAGATLDRIEQKKELVGVLMESYPPFSFLNDQNQLDGFDVDVAKAVAEKLGVKLRLETPSWDVIAAGRWSGRYDICICSMTPSKARAEVFDFPVQYYASPAVIVVNAKDDSIHGASDLSGKKVGLTSASSYESYLNKNLVIEGAEDTRLSYPFEDVQIAPYDTDNVAFQDLGLGAGVRLDAVLTNLVTAQPRLTEDKRFKLAGEALYSEPNSVAIEKGDAEWNSKVREVFAQLKQDGTLSKLSQKWIGADISQ